The Bradyrhizobium sp. B097 genome contains the following window.
CTCAACGCCCGGCTCGGCCATAGCGCGGCGGCGGAGTAGATGATAGATTGGTGGGATTGCAAGGTCCCAAACCATGACGCGCGAAGAGGTCGTAGCCGCGATACGAGAGAACGCCGATGCCATCAAGGCGGAGGGCGTGTCTAGGCTCGCGATCTATGGATCGCGTGTGCGCGGCGACTATCGGCCCGACAGTGACGTCGATGTGCTCGTTGAAGTCGAGCCGGACGCCTCGTTTTCGCTCCTCAACCTGATCGGTGTCGAGCACATCATTGAAGACGCGACGGGCTTGCAGGCGCAAGCAACCATGAAGCGATCCCTTCCTCCTCGGCTCGCACGACAAATCGCCGACGACGTTCTCGAAGTCTTCTGACGTGCAGCCGACCGTTGCAGACCGCATAGCCACGGCGATCGACAGCATTCGGGACATAACTGCCGAGCAAACCCGCGAGAGCTTCGCCAACAATCTGGTGATGCGGCTGGCCGTAGAGCGGCTGCTTGAGATGATCAGCGAAGCATCAAGGCACATTCCAACCGATCTGAAGGCCAGGGAACCCGGCATCAACTGGAGGCGATTAGCCGATCTCGGAAACTGGTTGCGCCATGCCTATCATCGGACCGACGCTGACCTGTTATGGATCATGGTTGAGGATGATTTGTCGCGATTGAAGGCGTTCGTCGATCAAATCACCAGGGAATTGAAGCATTGACGATCATCGCAAAGTGGGCCGTTGCCCTGATAGCGGGCTTCCTCTTTACTTCCCCCGCCATCGCCGCCGATCCCAAGTCCGACGCCACGATCAAGAATGCGAGCATCGAGGCCAACGTCTATCTCGACGACAAGATCAAGGCGGACGCAGCGTTGGCGGCCGATTGCCTCGCCGAGGGCCGGAAGTGGATCGACAAGAACGCCGCGGAGGCGGCTTCCGCGCGCAAGGACGAGCCTGAGCTTTTCAAGGACCGCGGCGGCTATTCATTCGAGCGCAAATACACGGTGCGCTCGGTCGTCGACGACCGCTATGTCAGCGTGTTGCGCAACGACTACATGGATACGCTCGGCGCGCATCCGAACTCCGACGTCAACACCATCCTGTGGGATACGACGGCGAAGAAGCGCATCAGCATCCGTCCCTTCTTCACCGAGACAGCCGACAACGGCCCGACCCTGACGGCGATGCGCAAGGCCGTCGTCAGCGCACTGAACGCCGAGAAGAAGCGGCGCGGTGCCGGCGAGACCGCAACCGCCGAATGGTACAAGGAGCTCAAGCCGACCCTGCTCAAGATCGGCGCGGTGACGCTGGCGCCGTCGACCGAAGCCGGCAGGAGCTCCGGCCTCACCTTCCACTACCCGCCCTACGCCGTCGGCCCCTACGCCGAAGGCCAGTATGTGATCTTCGTGCCGTGGGAGACGCTGAAGCCGTATCTGACGGCGGAAGGCGCCAGGATCTTCGGCGGCGCACGGCCGAAGGCCGACGCGGACGATAAGTCGCAATAGCTGCTTCAGCAGGCCTCAGCCTGGCTGACGCGCCAGTGCCCTGACCAGGGAGTCGGTCCAGTCCGGAATCCAGGCCTGGAACTGGCTGTGCCAGCGATCGGCGTCAGCAGGCGCGGTGTCGAGCTTGACCGACCATTCGATGAAGGTGCGGTTGCCCTCGACGACCGGCAGCAGATGCATCGTGCCCTCATAATGGGTCGGCTGCGGCGCGTCCGAACCGGCATCCGACAGAAACGGCAGCGGCTCGATGCTGGCATAGGTCAGCGAATGCTGCGTGTCCGAGTGGCCGGCAAGGCGTTGCCTGACCCAGAGCCCGAGATAGCAGAAGCGCCTGATCGCACCGACCTGGTCGCCGCGCTTGTCGTCCTCGATCACGCTTTCGCTGACGCCCTCGATATAGGCGGGGTAATTGTTGAAGTCGCGGATCAGCGACCACACGGTATCGAGCGGATGGTCGAGGACGGTGCTATAATAGGCTCTGGTCATGGCAGGCTCCGGATGTTGGTCCGCAGTGATGCGGAACGCGCCCTGATCAACCGCATGGCAACGGGCGCGCCCACCCGATTTCCGACCTCGCGATTGATCGGGGACGAGTGCGGACTCCGCCCTCGCCTGCAACCGGCAGCCGTTGTAAACCAAGGCCATGACCTCGCCGAAGCCCGCCTCTCCCGACATCCACGCCCTCGCCAAGCAGCTCCGCGCCGGCCACCGCGCCGCGCTGGCGCGGGCGATCACGCTGGTCGAGAGCCGGCGCGGCGACCACCAGGCGGCGGCGCGCGAGCTGGTGCAGGCGTTGTTGCCCGACACCGGCAAGGCGGTGCGGGTCGGCATCACCGGCTCGCCCGGCGTCGGCAAGTCGACCACAATCGATGCGCTCGGCATGTTCCTGATCGAGCGCGGCCACAAGGTCGCGGTGCTGGCGGTCGATCCTTCCTCGGCGCGCACCGGCGGCTCGATCCTCGGCGACAAGACGCGGATGGCGCGGCTCGCCGTCTCCGACCAGGCCTTCATCCGCCCCTCGCCGTCCTCCGGCACGCTCGGCGGCGTCGCGGCGAAGACCCGCGAGGCGATGCTGTTGTGCGAGGCTGCCGGCTTCGACGTGGTGCTGGTCGAGACCGTCGGCATTGGGCAGTCCGAGACCGCGGTCTGCGACATGACCGATTTCTTCCTGGCGCTGATGCTGCCGGGCGCCGGCGACGAGCTGCAAGGCATCAAGAAGGGCCTCGTCGAGCTCGCCGACATGATCGCGATCAACAAGGCCGACGGCGATAACCTCAAGCGCGCCAATCTCGCCGCCGCCGACTATCGCAGCGCGCTGCATATCCTCGCGCCGCGCTCCGAGCACTGGCATCCGCCGGTCGAAACCTATTCCGCGCTGACCGGCGCCGGGCTCGACCGGCTTTGGCAGAAAATCCTCGAGCACCGCACCGCGATGAACGCCTCGGGCGAATTCGAGGCCCGCCGCAGGGAGCAGCAGGTGAAGTGGATGTGGTCGATGCTCGAGGGGCGGATGATGGCACGGCTGCGCTCGGATGCTGCGATCCGCGCCAGGGTGAAGAAGATGGAGGCCGAGGTTGCCGGCGGCCGCATCTCGCCCGCGGTTGCCGCCGAGCAGATCGCGGAGATGCTGCATTGAGCGGCAAACTGCGCATCCTCGTCACCGGCTTCGGGCCGTTTCCGGGTGCGCCGTTCAACCCGACCATGCCGCTGGTCAAACGGCTGACCGGGCTGCGCCGGCCGGCTTTCGACAACGTCGCGCTGACGAGCCACATCTTCGACGTCACTTATGCTGCCGTCGACCGCGAATTGCCCGAGCTGATCGCACGACATCGCCCGCAGGCGCTGTTGATGTTCGGCCTCGCCGGCCGGACCTCGCATCTGCGGATCGAGAGCCGCG
Protein-coding sequences here:
- a CDS encoding nucleotidyltransferase domain-containing protein, which translates into the protein MTREEVVAAIRENADAIKAEGVSRLAIYGSRVRGDYRPDSDVDVLVEVEPDASFSLLNLIGVEHIIEDATGLQAQATMKRSLPPRLARQIADDVLEVF
- a CDS encoding HepT-like ribonuclease domain-containing protein, which codes for MQPTVADRIATAIDSIRDITAEQTRESFANNLVMRLAVERLLEMISEASRHIPTDLKAREPGINWRRLADLGNWLRHAYHRTDADLLWIMVEDDLSRLKAFVDQITRELKH
- a CDS encoding RsiV family protein; its protein translation is MIAKWAVALIAGFLFTSPAIAADPKSDATIKNASIEANVYLDDKIKADAALAADCLAEGRKWIDKNAAEAASARKDEPELFKDRGGYSFERKYTVRSVVDDRYVSVLRNDYMDTLGAHPNSDVNTILWDTTAKKRISIRPFFTETADNGPTLTAMRKAVVSALNAEKKRRGAGETATAEWYKELKPTLLKIGAVTLAPSTEAGRSSGLTFHYPPYAVGPYAEGQYVIFVPWETLKPYLTAEGARIFGGARPKADADDKSQ
- a CDS encoding SRPBCC family protein; protein product: MTRAYYSTVLDHPLDTVWSLIRDFNNYPAYIEGVSESVIEDDKRGDQVGAIRRFCYLGLWVRQRLAGHSDTQHSLTYASIEPLPFLSDAGSDAPQPTHYEGTMHLLPVVEGNRTFIEWSVKLDTAPADADRWHSQFQAWIPDWTDSLVRALARQPG
- the meaB gene encoding methylmalonyl Co-A mutase-associated GTPase MeaB, giving the protein MTSPKPASPDIHALAKQLRAGHRAALARAITLVESRRGDHQAAARELVQALLPDTGKAVRVGITGSPGVGKSTTIDALGMFLIERGHKVAVLAVDPSSARTGGSILGDKTRMARLAVSDQAFIRPSPSSGTLGGVAAKTREAMLLCEAAGFDVVLVETVGIGQSETAVCDMTDFFLALMLPGAGDELQGIKKGLVELADMIAINKADGDNLKRANLAAADYRSALHILAPRSEHWHPPVETYSALTGAGLDRLWQKILEHRTAMNASGEFEARRREQQVKWMWSMLEGRMMARLRSDAAIRARVKKMEAEVAGGRISPAVAAEQIAEMLH